A genomic segment from Streptomyces sp. NBC_00459 encodes:
- a CDS encoding FecCD family ABC transporter permease translates to MLVDSPPEPRAETAPAPPKRQAIRAVGLLLSLGILLLVALASIAIGAKELSPEQVWHGLFQDSGTYGDVVVGERVSRTLLGLLAGAALGLSGAVLQALTRNPLADPGLLGINAGASAAVVTAITFFGVTSLNGYVWFAFLGAAAVGTLVWFLGGSRGATPVRLALAGTAISAALYGYLQAVMITDDAALSRMRFWTVGSLASATDDTITQVLPFIVAGTVLALLLARPLNAVAMGDDTARALGADLKRTRALSMAAATVLCGAATAACGPIVFVGLMVPHAVRSFTGPDLRWILPYATVLSPVLLLGADVIGRIVARPAELQVGIVTAVIGGPVFIFLVRRRRTAQL, encoded by the coding sequence GTGTTGGTCGACAGTCCTCCTGAGCCGCGTGCGGAGACCGCTCCCGCGCCCCCGAAGCGTCAGGCGATACGAGCGGTCGGACTTCTCCTCTCCCTGGGGATCCTGCTTCTCGTCGCCCTCGCGAGCATCGCGATCGGCGCGAAGGAACTGTCTCCGGAGCAGGTCTGGCACGGGCTGTTCCAGGACTCGGGGACCTACGGGGACGTCGTCGTCGGCGAGCGCGTCTCACGCACCCTTCTCGGACTGCTCGCCGGTGCCGCGCTCGGGCTGTCCGGAGCCGTTCTCCAGGCGCTGACCCGTAATCCGCTGGCCGATCCCGGGCTGCTGGGCATCAACGCGGGCGCGTCGGCGGCCGTCGTCACCGCCATCACCTTCTTCGGCGTCACCTCCCTCAACGGCTATGTGTGGTTCGCCTTCCTCGGGGCCGCCGCCGTCGGAACGCTGGTCTGGTTCCTCGGCGGCAGCCGGGGTGCCACACCCGTGCGGCTCGCGCTCGCGGGCACCGCGATCAGCGCCGCGCTCTACGGCTATCTCCAGGCCGTGATGATCACGGACGACGCCGCGCTCAGCAGGATGCGCTTCTGGACGGTCGGTTCGCTGGCCTCGGCCACCGACGACACCATCACGCAGGTCCTGCCGTTCATCGTGGCCGGCACGGTCCTCGCGCTGCTGCTCGCCCGGCCGCTCAACGCCGTGGCGATGGGCGACGACACCGCCCGCGCCCTCGGCGCCGACCTGAAGCGCACCCGCGCGCTGTCCATGGCCGCCGCGACCGTGCTGTGCGGGGCCGCGACCGCCGCCTGCGGCCCGATCGTCTTCGTCGGCCTGATGGTCCCGCACGCGGTCCGGTCCTTCACCGGGCCGGACCTGCGCTGGATCCTGCCGTACGCGACCGTCCTGTCGCCGGTGCTGCTGCTCGGCGCCGATGTCATCGGGCGGATCGTCGCCCGGCCCGCCGAGCTCCAGGTCGGCATCGTCACCGCGGTCATCGGCGGCCCGGTCTTCATCTTTCTCGTTCGACGGCGGAGGACGGCGCAGCTGTGA
- a CDS encoding SCP2 sterol-binding domain-containing protein, whose protein sequence is MATTEECRSALDKLSDNMAGASGDVREAAALDRSLSCHVTDLDVTFVGRLQGGRIEVRETLQGPPREKAEIRLAMSGDDLVAMVSGELNFAKAWGSGRVKLEAGLRDLFRLRKLL, encoded by the coding sequence ATGGCGACGACAGAGGAGTGCCGCAGCGCACTCGACAAGCTCTCGGACAACATGGCGGGCGCGAGCGGGGACGTACGCGAGGCGGCGGCCCTGGACCGCTCGCTGAGCTGCCATGTCACCGATCTGGACGTCACCTTCGTCGGACGTCTGCAGGGCGGCCGTATCGAGGTCCGGGAGACTCTCCAGGGTCCGCCCCGGGAGAAGGCGGAGATCCGGCTCGCCATGTCCGGCGACGACCTGGTGGCGATGGTCTCCGGCGAGCTGAACTTCGCGAAGGCGTGGGGCTCGGGCCGGGTGAAACTGGAAGCGGGCCTGCGAGACCTCTTCCGCCTCAGAAAACTCCTCTGA
- a CDS encoding ABC transporter ATP-binding protein, producing MSPGAQRKSGSVNENVEKGTNTVNRLSAEGVTLAYDQRVIAEQLSVEIPDNSFTVIVGPNACGKSTLLRALSRMLKPSEGRVLLDGQVIQSMPAKKVARTLGLLPQSSIAPDGITVADLVGRGRYPHQGILRQWSHDDERIVQESMESTGVAELADRYVDELSGGQRQRVWIAMALAQQTPLLLLDEPTTYLDIQHQIDVLDLCAELHEEQGRTLVAVLHDLNHAARYATHLIALRDGSVVAEGAPGDIVTAGLVEEVFGLRCQVIDDPETGTPLVVPAARKARTRVTAEAP from the coding sequence ATGAGCCCGGGCGCGCAGAGAAAGAGCGGCTCAGTGAACGAGAACGTCGAGAAGGGCACCAACACCGTGAACCGCCTGTCCGCCGAGGGCGTGACCCTCGCCTACGACCAGCGTGTGATCGCCGAACAGTTGTCGGTGGAGATCCCCGACAACTCGTTCACGGTCATCGTCGGCCCGAACGCCTGCGGCAAGTCCACGCTGCTGCGGGCCCTGTCGCGGATGCTGAAGCCGAGCGAGGGCCGCGTGCTGCTCGACGGGCAGGTCATCCAGTCGATGCCCGCGAAGAAGGTCGCGCGGACGCTAGGGCTGCTGCCGCAGTCGTCGATCGCGCCCGACGGGATCACCGTCGCCGACCTGGTGGGCCGGGGCCGCTACCCGCACCAGGGCATCCTGCGCCAGTGGTCCCACGACGACGAGCGGATCGTCCAGGAGTCCATGGAGTCGACCGGCGTCGCCGAACTCGCCGACCGCTATGTCGACGAACTCTCCGGCGGCCAGCGGCAGCGCGTGTGGATCGCGATGGCGCTCGCCCAGCAGACACCGCTGCTGCTGCTCGACGAGCCGACGACCTATCTCGACATCCAGCACCAGATCGACGTCCTCGACCTCTGTGCCGAGCTGCACGAGGAACAGGGGCGGACCCTGGTCGCCGTACTGCACGACCTCAATCACGCGGCTCGCTACGCCACGCACCTCATCGCGCTGCGCGACGGCTCGGTCGTCGCCGAGGGCGCGCCGGGCGACATCGTCACGGCCGGGCTGGTCGAGGAGGTGTTCGGGCTGCGCTGCCAGGTCATCGACGATCCGGAGACGGGGACGCCGCTGGTGGTGCCGGCCGCGCGCAAGGCCCGTACCAGGGTGACCGCGGAAGCCCCCTGA
- a CDS encoding DUF1015 domain-containing protein translates to MNTAGPADVPARMGLQLTPFRGLRYDPDRVGSLAAVTSPPYDVIVRPDGLIHLESADPHNIVRLILPQAATPSIRNEQAADTLDDWLAEGILTADPEPALYVYEQRDTTGHLQRGVIGALRLSEPSEGVVLPHEDVMPHVVAERAALMRATYANLEPLLLTYRSDDSATVSPCTTSAVVERTVARPPLLSTTTEDGFGHRLWAITDPAELAGIQTDLTHHQALIADGHHRWATYLRLRAEHPSPSPWDHGLVLLVDTARYPLRVRAIHRLLHGLPVSEALAALEGHFRVRRLTAPLPEALTALAEAATEGNAYLLAGDGAFHLVDRPDPALLARTIPADRPQGWRTLDATVLHATLLDHIWHIPEDSPARIAYIHDTAATVEKAEQDGGTAVLMHPVREQVVRDLARQGVTMPRKSTSFGPKPASGLVLRTLSH, encoded by the coding sequence ATGAACACTGCAGGTCCCGCGGACGTACCGGCTCGCATGGGCCTTCAACTGACCCCCTTCCGGGGCCTGCGCTACGACCCCGACCGGGTCGGCAGCCTGGCCGCCGTGACCTCCCCTCCGTACGACGTCATCGTGCGCCCGGACGGCCTGATACACCTCGAATCGGCCGACCCGCACAACATCGTCCGGCTGATCCTCCCCCAGGCGGCCACACCGTCCATCCGCAACGAACAGGCGGCGGACACCCTGGACGACTGGCTGGCCGAGGGCATCCTGACCGCCGATCCCGAACCCGCCCTGTACGTCTACGAACAGCGCGACACGACCGGGCACCTCCAACGCGGGGTCATCGGCGCCCTGCGCCTGTCGGAACCGTCGGAAGGCGTCGTCCTGCCGCACGAGGACGTCATGCCCCACGTGGTGGCGGAACGGGCGGCCCTGATGCGCGCCACCTACGCGAACCTCGAACCCCTCCTCCTGACCTACCGGAGCGACGACTCCGCCACGGTGTCTCCGTGCACCACGAGCGCGGTGGTCGAACGCACGGTCGCCCGCCCCCCGCTGCTCTCGACGACCACGGAGGACGGTTTCGGCCACCGCCTCTGGGCGATCACCGACCCCGCCGAACTGGCCGGGATCCAGACGGACCTGACCCACCACCAGGCCCTGATCGCCGACGGCCACCACCGCTGGGCCACGTATCTGCGTCTACGCGCGGAGCACCCGTCCCCCAGCCCCTGGGACCACGGCCTGGTACTCCTCGTGGACACCGCCCGCTATCCCCTGCGCGTCCGCGCGATCCACCGCCTCCTGCACGGCCTCCCGGTCTCCGAGGCCCTGGCGGCCCTGGAGGGCCACTTCCGCGTACGTCGTCTGACGGCCCCGCTCCCCGAGGCTCTCACCGCCCTCGCGGAGGCGGCCACCGAGGGCAACGCCTACCTCCTGGCCGGCGACGGCGCCTTCCACCTCGTGGACCGCCCGGACCCTGCCCTCCTGGCCCGTACGATCCCGGCCGACCGCCCGCAGGGCTGGCGGACCCTGGACGCGACGGTCCTGCACGCCACGCTCCTGGACCACATCTGGCACATCCCCGAGGACTCACCGGCGCGCATCGCGTACATCCACGACACGGCGGCCACCGTCGAGAAGGCGGAACAGGACGGCGGAACGGCCGTCCTGATGCACCCGGTCCGCGAGCAGGTCGTACGCGACCTCGCCCGCCAGGGCGTGACGATGCCCCGCAAGTCGACGTCCTTCGGCCCCAAACCGGCCTCGGGCCTGGTCCTGCGCACGCTGTCGCACTGA
- a CDS encoding HAD hydrolase-like protein: MSQTVRTRPEGSARALSEAYDTALLDLDGVVYAGGNAIVHAVESLGVARDGGMRLAYVTNNALRTPDAVAEHLTELGIATEGSDVITSAQAVARLIADQVPAGARVLVIGGEGLRVALRERGLEPVESAEDAPVAVVQGYGGPELPWGRFAEACYAIARGVPWFASNTDLTIPSARGIAPGNGAAVEVVRIATGAEPQVAGKPLPPMHRETVLRTGAERPLVVGDRLDTDIEGAFNGEVDSLLVLTGVADGAQLLAAPPQHRPTYVDADLRGLLTGQPEVTEADAGGGFRCGGWTAVAGEERLELTGDGEALDGLRALCAAAWTAAGDGVCALDGGKALARLGL; this comes from the coding sequence ATGAGCCAGACCGTCAGGACGCGGCCCGAGGGCAGTGCGCGGGCCCTCAGTGAGGCGTACGACACGGCGCTGCTCGACCTTGACGGGGTGGTGTACGCGGGGGGCAACGCGATCGTGCACGCCGTCGAGTCGCTCGGGGTCGCGCGGGACGGTGGGATGCGGCTCGCCTATGTCACCAACAACGCGCTGCGGACGCCGGACGCGGTGGCCGAGCACCTCACCGAGCTGGGCATAGCGACGGAGGGCTCGGACGTCATCACCTCGGCGCAGGCCGTGGCCCGGCTGATCGCCGACCAGGTGCCGGCGGGCGCCCGTGTGCTGGTGATCGGCGGTGAGGGACTGCGGGTCGCGCTGCGCGAGCGCGGCCTGGAGCCCGTCGAGTCGGCCGAGGACGCGCCGGTGGCTGTCGTACAGGGGTACGGCGGGCCCGAGTTGCCCTGGGGGCGGTTCGCGGAGGCGTGCTACGCCATCGCGCGCGGGGTGCCCTGGTTCGCGTCCAACACCGACCTGACGATCCCCAGCGCACGCGGGATCGCGCCGGGCAACGGGGCCGCGGTCGAGGTCGTGCGCATCGCGACCGGCGCCGAGCCCCAGGTGGCGGGCAAGCCGTTGCCGCCGATGCACCGCGAGACGGTGCTGCGGACCGGGGCCGAGCGTCCACTGGTCGTCGGGGACCGGCTGGACACGGACATCGAGGGCGCGTTCAACGGGGAGGTCGACTCGCTGCTGGTGCTGACCGGAGTGGCTGACGGCGCGCAGTTGCTGGCCGCGCCGCCGCAGCACCGGCCCACCTATGTCGACGCCGACCTGAGGGGGCTGCTGACCGGGCAGCCGGAGGTGACGGAGGCGGACGCGGGCGGCGGGTTCCGGTGCGGGGGCTGGACGGCTGTGGCGGGGGAGGAGCGGCTGGAGCTGACAGGCGACGGGGAGGCGCTCGACGGGCTTCGCGCGCTGTGCGCGGCGGCCTGGACGGCGGCGGGAGACGGCGTGTGCGCGTTGGACGGGGGGAAGGCGCTGGCGCGGCTGGGGCTGTGA
- a CDS encoding FecCD family ABC transporter permease gives MKSNPVLPARRANRVVRTPGGLSLRLDVRALVVVVALLLTVLTASVVLIGTGDFPIPAGDVLKTLLGDGNAGQEFIVTELRLPRVLVGLLVGASLGLGGALFQSISRNPLGSPDVLGLSQGATAGALVMIVLFSGSAAAVTVGALVGGLVTGLAIYLLAWKQGVHGYRLVLVGIGVSAVVTAVNGYLITKADLVDAARAVVWMTGSLNGRDWDQVWPLLWLCAVLVPVVLVNARGLRMTEMGDDVSYALGVRVERVRLVLMLAAVLLTAAATAAAGPVGFVALTAPQLARRLTRSPGPNLVPSMCMGATLLIVADWASQRLFGADQLPVGVVTGVLGGVYLLWLLVTERKAGRI, from the coding sequence GTGAAGAGCAACCCCGTACTGCCGGCCCGCCGCGCCAACCGTGTCGTACGGACCCCGGGAGGCCTCTCGCTCCGGCTGGACGTGCGCGCGCTGGTCGTCGTCGTGGCGCTGCTGCTGACCGTCCTCACCGCGAGCGTGGTGCTGATCGGTACCGGTGACTTCCCGATCCCGGCCGGGGACGTCCTCAAGACGCTGCTGGGCGACGGGAACGCGGGCCAGGAGTTCATCGTCACCGAGCTGCGGCTGCCGCGCGTCCTGGTCGGGCTGCTGGTCGGGGCCTCGCTCGGGCTGGGCGGCGCGCTCTTCCAGTCCATCTCCCGCAATCCGCTGGGCAGTCCGGACGTACTCGGCCTCAGCCAGGGCGCGACCGCCGGTGCGCTGGTCATGATCGTGCTGTTCTCCGGGAGTGCCGCCGCGGTCACGGTCGGGGCGCTGGTGGGCGGGCTGGTGACCGGGCTCGCCATCTATCTGCTGGCCTGGAAGCAGGGCGTGCACGGGTACCGGCTGGTGCTCGTCGGTATCGGGGTCTCCGCGGTCGTCACGGCGGTCAACGGCTACCTGATCACCAAGGCCGACCTCGTCGACGCGGCCCGTGCGGTCGTGTGGATGACCGGTTCCCTCAACGGGCGGGACTGGGACCAGGTCTGGCCCCTGCTGTGGCTGTGCGCGGTCCTCGTGCCCGTGGTGCTGGTGAACGCGCGCGGGCTGCGGATGACGGAGATGGGCGACGACGTGTCGTACGCCCTCGGGGTGCGCGTCGAGCGCGTACGGCTGGTGCTGATGCTGGCCGCCGTGCTGCTCACCGCGGCTGCCACGGCCGCCGCGGGGCCCGTGGGTTTCGTGGCGCTGACCGCGCCGCAGCTCGCCCGGCGGCTGACCCGCTCGCCGGGCCCCAACCTGGTTCCGTCCATGTGCATGGGCGCCACCCTGCTGATCGTGGCCGACTGGGCCTCGCAGCGGCTCTTCGGCGCCGATCAGCTGCCCGTGGGGGTGGTGACCGGTGTGCTCGGCGGGGTGTACCTGCTGTGGCTGCTGGTCACCGAGCGGAAGGCGGGCCGGATATGA